A stretch of DNA from Juglans microcarpa x Juglans regia isolate MS1-56 chromosome 5D, Jm3101_v1.0, whole genome shotgun sequence:
ttttgttagaAAAAGCAGATGCAGTGTCCATCAAATATGAGTCatataaattgaattttgaTTCAACTGTCCATGGTTTAATTgaactattaatattaatagggTAGTTGGAAGCTTTCTAACATAGGCTACtagctagcatatatatatatagagaagagAATACTTGGAGATACTGAAGTACTCATGCAAACTTGTGACGTACCCCAATTGCAAACAAGTGTCTGAATGCTCATTTTCCTCAGATGAGGTAGAAACAACTTTTGAACCTGCTTGGGAAAACCTCCTCTCCACAGGCTCGAATTCAAGGAAAACTGACTTGGGGACGCTTCTTCGTTTTTCCTCAAGCTGTTCATATTTAGGGGCAATAAACAATATCAGTGCAGCAGATTTATGTTGTTCACACAATTTTATGCAGAAGAAATGGTTCTGATGTGTATGTATGCGTTTAATTCTCACCTGTTTGCGCAGGGCCTCATTCTCCTGCATGGCCTTTTGCTCCTGAGGGTAACATAAAACCAAATCCAAGTTAATTCCAATAGAAAGCAAACTGTAATCTGAAAGAGCATCTTATTGATTCCCACTTTGATATTTTCATTAGCCTCTGTTTCCAAGATAATGAAATTTCGCTTCAATAGAAAATGTCTTTGCATTTCTAAATTCTGGAGTGAATGAGACACCaaattgccaaaagaaaaaaaaaaaaaaaagtctgagagcgttaattttattttccaagtTTCAAATTGCGGTCAAGTTATTGCCATCCAAAGTTCCAAATTTCCTTTCAAGTGAATTCTGTCGTGCCGAAATATGAACCATCACTACAAGGGATATACAATTTGGTGTATATTCACAACTGAATTCTTGAAATCAAGTCTCCAACCCAAAAAGAATGGTACAAAAGATTTGGACTTTCATTATacttaaaacattaaaaagaaCTCTCTTTTTTAGCCTTGTTTTGCTGGTTGGatcatctttcttcttttcttcctcagtTAAGCGAGTGAAAACTTTTGGTTGGAAAAGTGTGGCAGTTTATTACTCAAGagaatcataaaaaatacttttagttTACCTGTAATCTGGACTTCTTAAGTTGCTCTAGAAGTACTTCCTCCTGCAACAATAAAGGCACATATAAACACAGCTTTAAATTGAAAGTTTGGCTGCCATTTAACAAAATGAAGGACTGATTAGGACCTAGATAGGTGCATCTATGAAAGGAATCAGTCCTTCTATATacccatttgaaaaatattgaaagaaaatcaCATCTAAGTGCGTATTATGTTATCCACATGATCATTTCATTATGTAATAAATCTGTGGAATTGCCGTTAAGAGTACAAAATTACAACTGAATTCTATAATATGAAAGGCTGATTTCTCAAATAAGCACATTcaatttagacaaaaaaaaaggaagtatAGAGATgtaaagtctaaaatttagcaCCTTCTTGTCCTTCACCGACAATACCCCTTCACTCAACTGGTCCTCTAAGTTCTGGAGCTCATTGAAGTTTAAGCCATCCAGCTCCTTTCCCAACATCCGCCTATAAGAtcagagatatatatatatatatatatatatatatatatgagtaggaactaaaggaaaaacaaatttcAGAGGTTACTGCTCTAGGAAAGTGTTTGGATACTaataaaagttgagattttcCAGGAAATTAACATCACCAATTGAAtgagcttcttttttttcatttcttttcttgggTTCCCTCATTCTATGCAAATGATAAATTATGAGGTTTCTAGCCTAGCACTGGAACAATCCCATATCTTAGATAATTGCGCaatgaaatagataaataataataaaaataacttacatATATCCCAAACGCAGCTTCGCTAATTCATCCTTCAGTGTATTCATATCATCTTGTGCCTGCTGTTTATTCAACAGAACAAACTCAAATATAAATCAGAAACTTctatcgaaaaaaaaaaggagaaatttcAAATATGCAATACAAATTCGAAATaataaatgtaattaaaaaaaaaaatacaaaccacATCCATGCACAGATCATGACCATGAGTCATGTCTGTCATGACCATGGGCTAATTGTATCATAAAACTTaacaaaaactaattaataattacaacaAACCTCTGCCGCATGCTCACGCGAAGGATGTTCTGGATAATCTACTTCCAGACTCCTGCTGTATCTTGAAAGAATGTGTTCCATGCTtcataaatgagaaaaaaattaataaatataagttCACTGaatgatataatatatgcacATATGATAGTcagcaaaaatataatttcactaCAATATAAGTTCACGGACTCGGAGTTGATAACATTTTACAATTTCCTTGAAATAtcattgataaaaagaaaaagaaaatccaagcaaatgcaaacaaatatatattttggaaaaaaaaaggacgtACCTGTTGCTGGAAAATTCATAGAGCTTTCCTGTGCTAGAGAAAATAATGACTGCAACCTCTGCGTCACAAAGAACCGAGAGTTCCTTGGCTTTCTTGAGCAACCCAGTTCGACGTTTCGAAAACGTAACCTGTCGGCTGTTCAGATTCTCTATCTTCCTGATCTCAATTTTCCCTCTACCcattattattttccttctttctttcttgccgccgttttgatatttttccttcctcttctcCAAACAGCACTAAAAATACCAGAGAAAAAGGACGAGGAAGAAAACACAAATCGCTATATGTAAACTGCGTTGCTTGAACAGATTGGGATTCTCATCAGGGGCTAATAAATTAAGGAAAGTGAGACCAGAATTAGGATACAAAATAGAAAGGTGACAGATACTATACTATATGGGGCAATTAACCAAAAATggcatttttcctattttcttgaGCAATGTGTTCTTGTCATTTTTGAAACGTTTGGTTTTGGGAGTGTTTAATTGGAAGTAACATTGAATTGAAAGTCCAATCGAATCGGGTGTCTTTTGAGAAGAGATGGTCAAATATTACGTGGATTGGAgtgatttcttttcttcttttatatatatatatatatatatatatatattataatactagatataatcttaaatatgtaaatttcacgtactttttttaaataaaaaaaattaattatttacaaaaataacaagaacatttatatattttaagattgaaaatatcattttctcaatttttttttttttttttttagagatgtttGTTCTTTATATAGTGTATTGGCCGCATGCCGTGGTACGTAACTACAGCTTGCATGAAATCCAAACTTGGCTTGCACTCTAGATAGAAGATTCCTTTTAAATACTAttcttgaataaataaaaagaaaatctgtCCTTTCCAAAACGCAACCTTAGCATATTTTTGGCAATAATTTGCCTGTAACTCAAGTCAACAATGAGAAGGATTTTTTTGGTTGTAACAAATTAGGaaaacttgctgttttgaaccGTTTTTAATtcctgaaaaagaaaacatgaatAAATCATTAGATATATACAATCAATTCAATACTATTGTGCCTAGTATTACTTTTACTAAAATTGGTATTATATTCTCCAGACAGTCTGAGTTGGATCCTTATTAATTGTGAAATTAAAAGACAGcttgttttttttcaaatattaaaaatgtttgaattttttcatataaagtagatattataaaatttaaataatttaaataaattatatatcaacatatatattttatttttcttgaaaataacatTCAATTCATGAAACTCAGATCAAGTATGAAGTAGATAAAGTACGTTCATGGTAGGATTGTTTCTATTTCTACGTAAtctgcctcgtttgttttcacagtccatctcatttcatctcatctcatataatcattacaactttcttaaattttcacacaaaataaaataaacaattcaatttttcaaatatcaaaataaaaataatattaaaaaagtatattctaacaatattttattcaattttttaactttaatctcaattcatctcatctataaaaacaaacgagagaTACTTTCCGCTACTCTTATCTCCATAAGTAATGTTCTTGCTTCTTATATTTTACGCCCATATGTGCTTCCGCTAGGTACATTACTCCTCAGGCCTTTGACTCATGTATACATCAGATTTGATTAAGGGAAACAATATTGTCTACCATTCGAAATGCCATTTTGGTAGCtccataattttacaaaatccGTTATTATTATGTAATTATGCAATAGAGATACAAGTAACTTAGATGTATTATGCGATtagttgatataaaaaataatggtaTCACCTTCAACCACAATTTTCTGAAACGCCTTCTTCCTCTCCCGGCCTGCTATATCATATTGCAGTCGCCGCTCCCTTTACTTCAACAGGAGTAGGATTAGTACACAAATCTCTTGTTGTATGCATCACGGTcaacatataatttaaattgtccATATATCACAATTACCAAATCTAAATTTCTATTAAGAAGGGCCCAACTTTGAAATGTAAGATTAGAGGTTATACACACAAAAATGGAAGCTAACCATGTTGAAGAGGATATTAAGAAGAATTTCTTAGAAGTCTTTGACTCAATTCTAACTccggcctcatttgttttcacaacttatttcaacttatcttatctcatctcatctaatctaatcattacatcatttccaaattctcacacaaaataaaataaataatttaactttttcaaatcttaaaatagaaataatattaaaaaaatattctaacaatattttatttaatttttaattttaattttaactcatctcatctcatctgtaaaaacaaacaaaagccACAAAACTTACTACTTaagaaatataactttttataatagagtttttatttcatatataacttaattaaaaagttatactattaaaaactaaattaattaaaaaggtaTACTATTGAAAACTTGTTTACTGTAAGCATGCACatttttgaagttaattacgatagttttaaaaaatatgtagcattatctttataaatttttcaataaaagttttaaattttttttttttaaaagtggacTTTCAATATTTTTAGGTGCTTAAagtacttttaataaaattaccaaacatgccattttttctttaaaaaagctTTAGAAGGTTAAAAGACACTTTTAAGGTTTTTATAATTCTATGATCtgaattttgatatttataataaaatataatataaagtttaaaaattgaattaaaaattaaaaaaaaaatctaaacctgTTATCATCATACCAACCAAAGATTCCAAAACACGATACACGGAAGCGTTTTATGTGTCTACGTACAAAATCCCCGAGTGTTTGGACCTAAACCCCGCAGGATCCAGCTGTGCTTCGCATCACAACGGCGGAATGTACGCCTATATTCACTCCCACGCGCAACCGCATCACGCGTGATGGCAAATGGAATTTGAGAGCGATTGACTCAAGCCGACTGGGTCGATAGCAATAGGAATTTGTAGAGCACCGAAACCCAAGCCCAAAGGCCCACCCACGAGCCCAAACCAAAATTATACGATAAATATCGTCTGTTGATGTCCGCTACCCAGTCGTTAGAATGGACAGTTAAGATCGTCTCCATTAAGTTATTAACTGCTTCCTAATGCAGCAAAGCACATGCGTCCCCAcccatttgaattcaaaaaataaagagtaacgTTACGATTTCGTAGCCCCAGTCTCCAGATTCGGATCCCAACCTTGACCCGAGGCAAAAGTAAAAAAGATCGCCCTCAGGCCAGAATCACTCTCTCTGTTCCATTTCAACTCCGAGAAAGCAAAATAGGAAAGAACAGGTTGctactctctctgtctctctgtaccatttgtatgtatgtatttgtgTGTGCGCGCGTATTTGTCTTTGTTATTCAGTGTGAAATTTGATTCGTGGGTACGACTATTTCTCTTGGAAGATGTACTTtcttgaagaagaaagagaagagtgAACACTGCGTGGTTTTTGATGGGTTTCTGATTATATGCTAGGTGCTTTGCAATTTCAAGAAGCAAAGAGTGGTTGGGTTTTCCATGGAGGATTGTTCAAGAACTCACGAGTTGCATGACCTCAACTTGGCTTCAAGAAAAGCTGAAGAAGCAGGTCAGTCTTTCTCTTTTTATTCAGTAGTTTATGTATTTCtatttggttggtgagaaaaattaagtaaatggaaacaaaattatagaaagttatcaaatttttatttctttttaagttcTTTCTGGTTTCCAAGAAACGTGGAACAAACCTCTTCCGATAAGCGGATATTTTGTTTTCCTGGGTCCAAATCTCagtgtatttttcttttcctaaatTTCTTGGAATTCAAACGAGGTTTTTATCCATGTTTCAATAATCCCTGTTGATAGCCCATTTTTTTGCACTAATGTTTCCAGCTTGGAGGCGATACCAAGCTGTCAGTTGGCTGCAGAGCTTGGTCGGCCCGCTCGGCATATCAAACCAGCCTTCGGAGAGGGCATTCATTTCTTGCTTGAGAAATGGTCTGGTCCTATGCAATGCCATCAACAAGATTAACCCAGGATCAGTGCCCAAGGTATTGCATTCCTACAGTGGGCTATAGTAACAATTTATCAACTGCTTGATTGCGGCCctaggaaagagagagaaaatgaaccATTGACTGTTCTGCTagatattgattttgtttttaacaAGTAGACATCCCTGCCTTTACTAAGCTAGGCTCAGACGGGGAGaatgcctttttcttttgtgtcCTCCCATCCAAATTAGGCATGGGGTTCTGTTTCTTAAAAGTTCACTTTGATTGTTAAAATCATCTAAGGTCGTGGAGAATCAATCACATTTACAATCAGTCACCTGGGAATCTCAGTCATTGCCTGCCTATCAGTACTTTGAGAATGTGCGGAACTTTTTGGTGGCTGTGGAAGAGCTGAAGCTGCCTGCTTTTGAAGCATCTGATCTTGAAAGGGTAAGACATCTACAACATTGTATCTTATGAGTGCAGATATATATGGATCTAAATTTTTACCCATGACTAAGTCATTGTTGGATATGCTTTGCTTTAAGGATGCATTGGAGGCCGGATCCGTGTCCAAGGTTGTTGATTGCATATTGGCGCTTAAATCGTATCATGAATGGAAACAGATGGGCAGCGGGAATGGGTCTTACAGAAGTGCAAAATCTCCTTTGGTCAAGCATTCTGCCAGCAGAATGAACACGGGCAACTTTGGTCATGCCTTAACAGCAATTTCATCAGACTCCTCCAGGCGGTTAGATATGTCTGCAGCATGTGAGAAACAGCCACCTGTTGAGGGTGCCAATCAGAAACTTGAAGGTTGAATTGGCTTCTCTTGATCATGCacttgtctatatatatgtcgCATCTATGCATACTTGTTGAATCCATGTACACAAATATTCTAGCCATTAGGCACTTATTTGACTTTGATCGTTTTTTTATAAGGTACGTATACAATGTGAAATTAACAGTTAAAATATCATTACATTAATGAGTCACTTGAATGTGTAGCAGCTAAGTcagttaataatatatatgataaatctgctttaaaaaaaattgtagtttTATGTTGCATCCATTTCTTACTTATTTGTCTTTCCTTTTGCTTGGAGAAGTCAATAATATTCATTTTACTCAATACGATGCAGGGGCTATTGTAAAGTTACTTGCTGACTGCATGGTTGACTCAAAGGAAAACATTGATGACAACTTCATTGCTTCCTTCCGGGACAGAAACCTGGTAACAATAAGGGCATTGGTAGAagactttatttttattctccCTTGAAATATTGGATTATAGAGCTAGGTTTgataatgattttctttttccttcttatcCTTTATGTGTGCTACAGGATCCAGTAAAGCTATTAGGCAGAATTGTCTCAAGTTGTTTGGAAGGAAAGGTTCAGAACAAGATCCCCAAGGTCAGTTCAATTTGACTCTTGAAGAAAAGTCACTCTCTTTTTCTGGCCAAGTTTGTTCTATATCTTCTCTGTGTGTGAGGACTTTAATTTGTTGAGTCCTTTAATACTGGCATTTAATGAAAATCAATTGGGAAAAACCTTGGGTTTGATGAATATAGTTCCACCTTGGATTGATGTGCCCGTATACTCATATCAAACtcctaaaatttcttttttttctttctttctttggtgCATTCATAGTTTGCATATGATGATTGGCATGTCTggtgattaattttatattacttataaaaaagatgtTCTGGTAGATTACAGGGTCGGGTCTTCTTTCTGAGCTTATAGAAAGTTATCTTATTTCCGCTGCATTAGGTTTGAGCAGCCTGGGTGGTTAGCCACCCTCCTTAAGATATAAGCTAGACAAGTGAGTGAGGGATGAGAATTTGGCTGCTACCAATAAGGGGATTCTATGGCTCTAATGGGTTTTTATTGGGGTGCATCCATCCATTCATCTATTGTCTTACTGCTTGaattatctttttctctttttattttgttaagccTACCACGGAACTTGATTTCATAGCTTAATAAACTTGGTGTCATATTAATGTGAGAAGTTTGGGATTAATTGTCATTTTGAaactctctttatttatttatttattttgtggcAATGCTTTTTCTTACATGAGCTGTTATGAACCTAAtagtattatattttctttgtcCAACATCGGATGCAAATGAAGATAAAAGATTTATTCGAAGAAAGAAGTAGCTCACCTCCCCAATCAACATTTAAGCCTTTGGAGGATATATCTGCACTTGAAAACTTCAAGGTATCTTATTCATAGTATTCTTAATAATGTGGTTTTATGGTATGAATGcacttttgaaattattaaatttcaaaaccttGATTTTAAAATGGATTtctatttccttttcaaatCTGCCCTATAATTGTTTTACATCTAAATCCTTGCTTGGAGTCTCAAAGAAACGCAAGATGACACTTTCTTCACCTGAAGCTGTACTAATTATTTCAATCTTGGGATCTAACAAGTGTTTGATGTAAATCCAATAAAGTTGTGAAGAACCTCTGCTTTGTTGATTGACATGATTTAGTTAATGAGCTAGATGCTGcactctatattttttatggCAGATTGTTATTTGTCTTTTGTACATCTCTCATATAGGGACCCAGCTCTCACTTGAGAAAAGGTAACTGCAACCACAGGCATCTATTTAAAATGCAAGAAAAGGAGCTTTTGGTAAGTTTTTCTTCTAATCTTAACCATATTGAGGTTTTTAAGCAAAATTTTTCTCATAGTCAAAAGTTTTCCATTTACACTGTTTAAATGGCTTATatggaaacataatcaaatacctACTAATATATGACAGCTATAGAACTTACAGGAAATTTTAGCTAATTTATCTCTAACACTAAAAAATTGTGGTTgtctttgagttttttttttttaatgatacaaGCATGAATGCATAGAGTTGAAATTAAGATGGATTCTCTTTTTAACATCAAAGTTTATCTTATTTAAACCTGAGGGTAGTCTTAAAATGTAGTTTAGACAAGCAATGGAGGAGTTTTGTGCATATATAATTCATAGACTTGGAACGTTGTTCATTTTGCAGGATCTCAAGGCCCTTTGGTCATCAACAAAAAAGGAGTTTGAATACTTGCAGTCCCAGTTGCAGAGGGATTTGAAAGACCTGGGTATGCTGCTAGAGGAACTAGAGTTGTTGAACTATTGATACCATGGAACTTAACAGTAAATTAGTTCCTACGTTTATCAGCTTATatgtacatataaaaaaaagtccatCAGCTTATATGTAAAGACAAACCATGTATCATATTTTGATGCTTCCctcaatttaagttttttttagacAAGTCTTTTGCATCCTTACTGACCAGGAAAAGTACAAATTTGATCATCTATGAGGTCTGCAAAGCAAGATTCTTTAGTAATTTGTCTTGATAACGTATATTTgtgtatattttgtttgttgttatatttttaaccattaatcttgttttagtaattgaaaccAGTAATTTGGAATCTTGCCAAGATTGTCACTTTTTACAGCATATGGAGCTTTTGAAATGGATTGATGTCCTAAACCCATATATTGGCTTGACAATGAACTTAGATAACCATGTCCTCACTGAGTCTATAAGTTTcatgaagaataaaatatggTTGTCTTTTGTTTGGGTTCAGAATATCGGGTACAGGAAATGTCTTCTGCTGCTAGTGGATATTATAGAGTCGTGAAGGAGAACAGAAATTTGTACAACATGGTTCAGGATTTGAAAGGTAAATCTACGTTTTGAGACATAATAATTGAATGTATGTGcccaattttaatttaagtttCAGCAGTAAGATCTTACTAATGATTTATCCCTGATTAATACTATCCTCAGGGAATATTCGAGTATACTGCAGGATTAGGCCCTCCTTTAGTCCAGAAACCAAAAACATGATAGATTTTATTGGAGAAGATGGCACGCTTGTGATCGTAGATCCATTAAAGCCCCAAAAAGAGGGAAAGAAAGTTTTTCAGTTTAACAGGGTCTTTAGTCCCACCGCTACCCAAGGTTGTGTATCTTATGAGGTTCtactaattttagtttttacattatttaaattgctttaGATAAATTCCCTTTCATTTTCAGATGAAGTTTTTAAGGACACACAACCATTAATTCGGTCTGTAATGGATGGTTACAATGTATGCATTTTTGCTTATGGTCAAACTGGATCTGGAAAAACACATACCATGGTAAGATATATAGGATGGCAGGTTTTGCCTCCGTATAATTAATCTTCTATTTTGCATTCTTCCATCTGATGCTTTTATGTGACGACAGAGTGGCCCTCCAGGTGGGTCGATGAAAGACAGAGGGATCAATTATCTTGCTCTGAACTATCTCTTCCAGTTgtctaataaaagaaaagacGTGATAAATTATGACATTCATGTCCAGATGGttgaaatatataatgaacaagTACGCGACCTTCTTGCAGAAGATTCATCAACTACCAAATATCCTTACCTATTGGCCTTTTACTTTACTGATTACTATTGATTAGAGTACCTAAAGAACTGG
This window harbors:
- the LOC121265079 gene encoding kinesin-like protein KIN-14L isoform X4, giving the protein MEDCSRTHELHDLNLASRKAEEAAWRRYQAVSWLQSLVGPLGISNQPSERAFISCLRNGLVLCNAINKINPGSVPKVVENQSHLQSVTWESQSLPAYQYFENVRNFLVAVEELKLPAFEASDLERDALEAGSVSKVVDCILALKSYHEWKQMGSGNGSYRSAKSPLVKHSASRMNTGNFGHALTAISSDSSRRLDMSAACEKQPPVEGANQKLEGAIVKLLADCMVDSKENIDDNFIASFRDRNLDPVKLLGRIVSSCLEGKVQNKIPKIKDLFEERSSSPPQSTFKPLEDISALENFKGPSSHLRKGNCNHRHLFKMQEKELLDLKALWSSTKKEFEYLQSQLQRDLKDLEYRVQEMSSAASGYYRVVKENRNLYNMVQDLKGNIRVYCRIRPSFSPETKNMIDFIGEDGTLVIVDPLKPQKEGKKVFQFNRVFSPTATQDEVFKDTQPLIRSVMDGYNVCIFAYGQTGSGKTHTMSGPPGGSMKDRGINYLALNYLFQLSNKRKDVINYDIHVQMVEIYNEQVRDLLAEDSSTTKLEIRSCTSDNGFCLPNATMRTVKSTTEVLNLMKFGEVNRAVSSTAINNRSSRSHSVLTVHVHGEDISGNILRSCLHLVDLAGSERVDKSEVTGDRLKEAQYINKSLSCLGDVIMALAQKNSHIPYRNSKLTLLLQDSLGGHAKTLMFAHVSPEEDSFGETVSTLKFAQRVSTVELGAARPNRESRDVMQLKEQIESLKKALANKEAQSMQLNKTKELKSPCEKPRAVAERTPPRPRRLSIENCSTKTEKQMNIEDRKGTASVPTRSRRLSLEGPYVKKDNLQIKVSDDGTKPLSSETVSAQKYRHIQDADAVTKLYGHFSNGGSLAMNVSHAKAPRQSPTSTNYQKRFLKTDGRTQIPTLQLPKTPEPTILTRNEAQVVVIQGELSLSKESQTPNLISSTNGKGSQIRRSLRTIGKLINGSEKRNQQNLMEPRSPIKGAADINEVKTPMTANGRIQRRQSLTGIQASGSDKSRRSSLGGKPTDSNAKDDRNAKTPPPVHPSTKTMKRWL
- the LOC121265079 gene encoding kinesin-like protein KIN-14L isoform X2, whose protein sequence is MEDCSRTHELHDLNLASRKAEEAAWRRYQAVSWLQSLVGPLGISNQPSERAFISCLRNGLVLCNAINKINPGSVPKVVENQSHLQSVTWESQSLPAYQYFENVRNFLVAVEELKLPAFEASDLERDALEAGSVSKVVDCILALKSYHEWKQMGSGNGSYRSAKSPLVKHSASRMNTGNFGHALTAISSDSSRRLDMSAACEKQPPVEGANQKLEGAIVKLLADCMVDSKENIDDNFIASFRDRNLVTIRALDPVKLLGRIVSSCLEGKVQNKIPKIKDLFEERSSSPPQSTFKPLEDISALENFKGPSSHLRKGNCNHRHLFKMQEKELLDLKALWSSTKKEFEYLQSQLQRDLKDLEYRVQEMSSAASGYYRVVKENRNLYNMVQDLKGNIRVYCRIRPSFSPETKNMIDFIGEDGTLVIVDPLKPQKEGKKVFQFNRVFSPTATQDEVFKDTQPLIRSVMDGYNVCIFAYGQTGSGKTHTMSGPPGGSMKDRGINYLALNYLFQLSNKRKDVINYDIHVQMVEIYNEQVRDLLAEDSSTTKLEIRSCTSDNGFCLPNATMRTVKSTTEVLNLMKFGEVNRAVSSTAINNRSSRSHSVLTVHVHGEDISGNILRSCLHLVDLAGSERVDKSEVTGDRLKEAQYINKSLSCLGDVIMALAQKNSHIPYRNSKLTLLLQDSLGGHAKTLMFAHVSPEEDSFGETVSTLKFAQRVSTVELGAARPNRESRDVMQLKEQIESLKKALANKEAQSMQLNKTKELKSPCEKPRAVAERTPPRPRRLSIENCSTKTEKQMNIEDRKGTASVPTRSRRLSLEGPYVKKDNLQIKVSDDGTKPLSSETVSAQKYRHIQDADAVTKLYGHFSNGGSLAMNVSHAKAPRQSPTSTNYQKRFLKTDGRTQIPTLQLPKTPEPTILTRNEAQVVVIQGELSLSKESQTPNLISSTNGKGSQIRRSLRTIGKLINGSEKRNQQNLMEPRSPIKGAADINEVKTPMTANGRIQRRQSLTGIQASGSDKSRRSSLGGKPTDSNAKDDRNAKTPPPVHPSTKTMKRWL
- the LOC121265079 gene encoding kinesin-like protein KIN-14L isoform X1, giving the protein MEDCSRTHELHDLNLASRKAEEAAWRRYQAVSWLQSLVGPLGISNQPSERAFISCLRNGLVLCNAINKINPGSVPKVVENQSHLQSVTWESQSLPAYQYFENVRNFLVAVEELKLPAFEASDLERDALEAGSVSKVVDCILALKSYHEWKQMGSGNGSYRSAKSPLVKHSASRMNTGNFGHALTAISSDSSRRLDMSAACEKQPPVEGANQKLEGAIVKLLADCMVDSKENIDDNFIASFRDRNLVTIRALDPVKLLGRIVSSCLEGKVQNKIPKMQMKIKDLFEERSSSPPQSTFKPLEDISALENFKGPSSHLRKGNCNHRHLFKMQEKELLDLKALWSSTKKEFEYLQSQLQRDLKDLEYRVQEMSSAASGYYRVVKENRNLYNMVQDLKGNIRVYCRIRPSFSPETKNMIDFIGEDGTLVIVDPLKPQKEGKKVFQFNRVFSPTATQDEVFKDTQPLIRSVMDGYNVCIFAYGQTGSGKTHTMSGPPGGSMKDRGINYLALNYLFQLSNKRKDVINYDIHVQMVEIYNEQVRDLLAEDSSTTKLEIRSCTSDNGFCLPNATMRTVKSTTEVLNLMKFGEVNRAVSSTAINNRSSRSHSVLTVHVHGEDISGNILRSCLHLVDLAGSERVDKSEVTGDRLKEAQYINKSLSCLGDVIMALAQKNSHIPYRNSKLTLLLQDSLGGHAKTLMFAHVSPEEDSFGETVSTLKFAQRVSTVELGAARPNRESRDVMQLKEQIESLKKALANKEAQSMQLNKTKELKSPCEKPRAVAERTPPRPRRLSIENCSTKTEKQMNIEDRKGTASVPTRSRRLSLEGPYVKKDNLQIKVSDDGTKPLSSETVSAQKYRHIQDADAVTKLYGHFSNGGSLAMNVSHAKAPRQSPTSTNYQKRFLKTDGRTQIPTLQLPKTPEPTILTRNEAQVVVIQGELSLSKESQTPNLISSTNGKGSQIRRSLRTIGKLINGSEKRNQQNLMEPRSPIKGAADINEVKTPMTANGRIQRRQSLTGIQASGSDKSRRSSLGGKPTDSNAKDDRNAKTPPPVHPSTKTMKRWL
- the LOC121265079 gene encoding kinesin-like protein KIN-14L isoform X3, which encodes MEDCSRTHELHDLNLASRKAEEAAWRRYQAVSWLQSLVGPLGISNQPSERAFISCLRNGLVLCNAINKINPGSVPKVVENQSHLQSVTWESQSLPAYQYFENVRNFLVAVEELKLPAFEASDLERDALEAGSVSKVVDCILALKSYHEWKQMGSGNGSYRSAKSPLVKHSASRMNTGNFGHALTAISSDSSRRLDMSAACEKQPPVEGANQKLEGAIVKLLADCMVDSKENIDDNFIASFRDRNLDPVKLLGRIVSSCLEGKVQNKIPKMQMKIKDLFEERSSSPPQSTFKPLEDISALENFKGPSSHLRKGNCNHRHLFKMQEKELLDLKALWSSTKKEFEYLQSQLQRDLKDLEYRVQEMSSAASGYYRVVKENRNLYNMVQDLKGNIRVYCRIRPSFSPETKNMIDFIGEDGTLVIVDPLKPQKEGKKVFQFNRVFSPTATQDEVFKDTQPLIRSVMDGYNVCIFAYGQTGSGKTHTMSGPPGGSMKDRGINYLALNYLFQLSNKRKDVINYDIHVQMVEIYNEQVRDLLAEDSSTTKLEIRSCTSDNGFCLPNATMRTVKSTTEVLNLMKFGEVNRAVSSTAINNRSSRSHSVLTVHVHGEDISGNILRSCLHLVDLAGSERVDKSEVTGDRLKEAQYINKSLSCLGDVIMALAQKNSHIPYRNSKLTLLLQDSLGGHAKTLMFAHVSPEEDSFGETVSTLKFAQRVSTVELGAARPNRESRDVMQLKEQIESLKKALANKEAQSMQLNKTKELKSPCEKPRAVAERTPPRPRRLSIENCSTKTEKQMNIEDRKGTASVPTRSRRLSLEGPYVKKDNLQIKVSDDGTKPLSSETVSAQKYRHIQDADAVTKLYGHFSNGGSLAMNVSHAKAPRQSPTSTNYQKRFLKTDGRTQIPTLQLPKTPEPTILTRNEAQVVVIQGELSLSKESQTPNLISSTNGKGSQIRRSLRTIGKLINGSEKRNQQNLMEPRSPIKGAADINEVKTPMTANGRIQRRQSLTGIQASGSDKSRRSSLGGKPTDSNAKDDRNAKTPPPVHPSTKTMKRWL